The region CCTTTACTTACTTTTTTTTCTGAATAACCAATTACAAATAGAGAAATTTTAAAATGGTTAATCATCAGCAACAATATCTAAATATCCCATAACATCTTGCACCAATTGGTTATCACATTTTAACCGTGTTGGCAATTGATTTCTAGCTTCCAACATTTTTTTCTTCATATGTGGAATTTTATAGTTGTGGGAACCTCTTGCTTTCATAATTTCAATCATACATGATTGAAGTGTTAAAAATATATGATTTGATTTGGTAACTTCAAATTCTTGAAAAGACTTATCAACTGCACTCACAAGTTCATCGATAGAATTAGGAGACTCTCTATGTTGTAAGGCTTGTATTGAACTGAAAAAACCAAGATCTAAAACATTTAAATCAGGTGAATTTGGAGGTTGACACATTAATCGAATGTCAAATCCATCTTGTGTGGCGGCTAGACGAAATTCTTCATCTTCACAATGAAGGTGTGTTCTTGCGTTATCTTGCTGAATGAATATCGGATGACCGATTTCTTCTTTTGGCCATTTTTCTTTAATAGCGGGTAACACTTTCTGAATCAAAAATGTTCTCATAACATCTTTAGTAATTGACGTCATTGCTTTGGTCTCAAGTGTACCTGCAGGTCTATTTACACTAGATCTTCTAGCAGGCTCTTGTATGACAAAAGGATATACACCAATTAATCCGCTGAATGTTACATTTTGTTGCAAATTAAATCTTGGCCTAGCTATGGCAACTAGAAACATAACTTTTGGTATAAAATTTTTACTTTTACAAGTACGAATGGGATCTTCTTCATCTTGTACCAAATAAAAATTTCTTGACTTTTCTTTCATATAAAACCATTTTTCGTCAATGTGAACAATGTTATACATTCCTTTAAAACTGGGATCATTATTATGTATGCTATCACTATCTAGCATATCAACGCAAAACTGTAATCTAGCTCTCTTATTTTCTTCTGTTAAATAAGGTTTGATAGCATTTGAATGTCTTCTTATTTCTCTCAACTTTAAAGATCTTACCAATGTGCTTGTACTTACTTCTAATGCGTGAGAAAGAGACCGAATAGAGGTTCTTTGCTTTAAAGGAATGTCACGCACTAGATTAAGGTCTATATGGACTCTTTTGCGTCCACAATTTCCTACCTTTTTATGAGTCACATCAGCATGCACTCCTCTGTTCTCAGCAAGTTTCCAAATACGTTGTACTGTGCGTATGTTAACTGAAAACAGAGAAGACACTAATTTGGTCACCCCTTTTTTTAATTTTCCATCAACACTTTTCTCTAATAAAGCCTCATATATAATCCTTCTCTCAGAATTCGACAACATCCTTCTCTGTGTGATTACTTCTGAATCTGTACATATGAGAAAACTAACATATTAATTACATTGATTAAAAagaataaatttaaaaatattaaaagagAAATTATGATACCAAATTCAGATTCAATGTTGACATGAATGTTATTTTCCACATCATTTTCTTCATTTTGTACGTTGTTGTTTTccacatcatcatcatcagcattTTGTATGTTGTTGTTTTCTATAATAACACAGAGAAAGTAGAAAACCCATATACCATTAGAAAAAAATGAAAAGGGTGAAAAAACACACAAAACTCACATGATAAGTAAGGaaaaaataaaccaattaaaTTCTAGAGATTTTTTTAAGGGTCATGATGAAACAAACAAATAAGGTATAAAGAGCGTGATAATTTTGTTACTTACCAATGGGGTCATGAGTATCTTCTTCCAAAGATATCTGAGATATGTGCATATTTGGAATGATATTAAGATCAATACTTTCTCCAATGTTGATATTTAAATCGGGTAGATTAGGCACTATATTTGCATTTTGTTGATAAACATATTCTTCCTCTTCCATTGGAATAATATTGAGATCAATGTGATTTAAAGCCATTTTAATATCATAATACAGGGTGAGTTAGTCTAAATTTATAGAAAATGGATAATACAAAAAAGAAGTACAATGAAATATTTAGAGggaaatttgaaaaaaaattaatgaAGAGCCATaagaatttggagggaaaaatttaacaaaaaaaaatcttAATTTTTTCTCCCAGAGTGCTTTAGCGTATCTTTTGGTGAGTGATGGAAAATTTGGGAGGGAGAAAAATAAGGAATTAGTGTAGGATAGAAAAAGACACgtataaatttaattaatttaatgttTTATTCATGGAATATATTGGAATAAATGCAATCTAGATATTCCATCAACAAATCATAATGATTAATCTGATATATTTTGAAACAAGAGATTTTGAGTGTTTTTAAAAAAGGATAATATTGGAATACCCTATAATATATTTACAAAATTAGCAAAAGTTAATAACTTCCTTGGTATCTGTAAAAAGTCTAAAACGACTTATAAAAAAAAACAGAGGGAGTActtttttaaaatcaatttttttaatttcataaaaaataattaatttaaaaaaaaagaatatttgaaaatatttattttttaaaaaaaacttttatttataaaaattaattaaaatttttatttttttgaaaaaaaaatctgaatagatatttttaaaatttcatgcaaaaaaaaatattttaattttaaattttcGGGGAAAAAAATCCAGAATaaattttttttgaattttatttttggaaaaataaaaaaaatatatattttatttttatatttcaaaaattttgggaaaaaaacaaaaattatttattctgaaatttttatttttcaaaaaaaaataattttttcagaatttttttatttcaaaaaacaataattttttatttttctaaaaaaaatattttttttatttcaaattaaattatatttttttaatgaataaaaaaaatttattttcagaaaaaaattattttttattttatggaatacaaaatattttattttcagattttttttctaaaaaaactatatttttttataattttatttttaattttcaataaaatattttttacttttcataattataaatatttttaatttctatttttttttcactctcaataatttttcttttttttattaaaaaaaattataactaaaacagtttataaaaaaAAACTGGTTATGAACCGGTTTTAAACTGAATTATAATTGGTTAATTTAAATGGTTCAGTTCATTAACCATTTAAGTGGTTTAgttattttatggtgcaatgCAATTCAGTTTAGTAATATAATTTGGTTAACCATATTTTTGCACACCCCTAATTAGTAATGGTGTTCAAAACTCTGTATGAGTGGTGGTGAGTGTATGTACGGAGCATCCTGGCATTTTTTTCGTATTGCCACTTTGTGTCCCCTCTCCTCACACTAACCTTTGTGTTAGTAACAAGTACATTTACCACtgtgaatttttgaaaatgtttcAATTACACCTCAACTAACTGTGTGCTAAACCAATGTTGCAGGGCCTGTTCGAGCACGATAATGTTAACTTGGCTTCAGTACGGTAGCCTTTGCCGAATTGAAATTGGTTCGCTAGAATGGCCTTGGTGAGCAGGATTTTGAATTGAGTTTGCTTCTGTTCTGGTTGTGTTGCGTACTCGTCGCGTTAACATGGTGTTCTTGTGTTGTTGCTGTAGCAGGATCATGAGTCATGGAATAGTTTGGTGAGCCATGTGGTAGATATATTTCACAATGATAGCCATATTCTTTTGATCTTGAAACTTGAAGGGACTTCCCCGGTCATAAACCTGTGATTGAGAACAGCCTACGCAGTTGGTCTCTTTCAGAAGTTAGCATTGAGAATTGCCTGAAGCAGAATTATAATGAAACGCCGTCTTCTTTTTATTgcctgtcctcattcaaagctATTCCACGAAGATAGTTTTGATACCTTGTCACTAGCAACTTTTGCATAGTCTGCTGCGCTAGATTTCCCGTAATCACAAAAAGAAAGCCACTGCTCTCCGATAGTTGTTTTAAAACCACAGTGAAGTATAAGCAATATGGAATGGTTAAAGTATCTGACTTGAAGGAACCTGTGGGAATTCAACTCGTTGGCAGCCATCATATCTGCCACAACACCACCAGCTCGTGTTCCGAGATAAAACTTAAAGAGAACAGGTGTTTGTGTAAGCGGACCTTGAGAAACCCTGCCTTCATAAAGCCTTCTTGAACATCTAGACTTTTGAATCCTCCTTCTTCACCAAACAAATATTGATCAGTATTAGTGGTAACGTTCATGAAACCATAGTTTCCAATGGGCCTATCGACTTGAAACCAATCGGAGACTGTGATAAGTGTGGCATTTGCTTTAGCTTTGTGTATTCGAAAATTGAAAGTGTGTGATGATGAGAACAAGAATGTGGGAAGAGGAATAGCAGCAACAACAGCAACCATGCTTTGCTGTTTTTCTTTTAATCTCCCTTTGGCAAATTTTCATGTACTGTTGCAAAATGTGCATTGACGTCGGTGTAAtcttcattcttttttttcaGGTACTGGAGCCGGACAAAACTCTTGTTACTGCACCTCATTAGGTATGGCGACCAATGGATGAAGGTGGAGGTTGCCTCAGAGGACGAAATGGATTACGTAGGTCCCAAAACTTAAGGCCTTCATGTCCTACGATTATTACTATGTTAGAACTCTCTGGATCACCCTCAAAAGGAGCCCATGCAACTGTCCTAATAGGAACTGTATCCCTACCGAAACAAAGCATAGGCCTTGTATCATCACATTTAGACGAAGAATTTATAGAGAATTTCCATAGAGAAACCGTTCCATCATGGCATCCAGCAAGTAAATAATCATGAGGGGGCGTAGCCGACTACTCCACTGTCAAAGGAATGCTTTTTAAGCTACCACGCTTCAACATTGAACATTTGATGACAGGTTCCAATCTTAGAAAACAAGGATCGGTGCCTTCGATATGCATATAAATTGCTCTCACTGCACAGAGCTATCATGTGATTGATGGTTTTCCTCTACGTTTCTAAACTGTTAGTAAAAGAAATTACCGCCGTGAATTTGGCCTAACTTACTAATTCCATATTTTTTTAAATCTCTTGTAGGATTGGCACTACTGGTATGAATCAGCTAGGTGAACCATAATGCAAGCATTAGCGAAGACCACTAGCCACTGGAAACGTGAGGTTTCGAATCCGGTTCATCACATGCGGCATTGTAGGATCTCTGTTACGGAACGTTGCAACTTTCTGACCATAACCAGTAACAGATACCCTTGACAGGACTGTGATGTGCAATAAACATACCCACAAGCTCCCATGGCAAGTTCAGGGTCGGCGGATCACCACGGTTACTTTTCCAAAGTTTCAAACTACCATCCGAGCAGCCTGTGGCCAGGATATATGTAGCACAACTACTACAATGGTCATTTGCAAAGCCAAACTCTTGTTGTCTATGACTCTCGGTGCCTGGATCTCCCTGTCCAAATTGTCGGTAGCATATTATCTAAATAATGAAGAAATAGAAAGGGGCTACTGAACAAAATTAGACAGATCTTGCAGCAACATAGTAATCCCTTACAGTGAGAAATAAATGCTCATAAAGTACCACTTCGGCCGCAGGTTGCTGTTCAATCGAGTCTACGGTTTTCTTTCCATTTTTATCATGAAATTCAGACTTAAAATTTGAATGATCTCTTGATAGCAGGTAAGTTTGCAAATTGTGTGCAAATTTGGATTCACCTAAAAATAGTGAAAGAATGACCTTTTTTATTGAACATTAACGCGGGTTATGCCAAGGTGATAGCAAACGACATGCTGGAAATCCCATGAAAACTCTCTTCACCAATGATAACTGCATGCGCATGCATCAAAGAAAATTGAAGCAATGGAGAACCAATGGCCTCTCTGATATAGAATTCATGTGAATGCAAAACTCTCTCAGAGATTGATGCATCATCATCTAATTATTGAAAATAAACCTCCACTGTGTCAGTTGGTTCAAAAGCAACTCTTCCTTAACTTATGGACTCTGTCAACAATCTCTCTCGCAGCAGTTCGTTGTAAATGAGCAAGAAAATGATGCTTTCTGTAATAAAACCAAGTTATTTCTTTGTGCTTTAGGACATTCATGTATTCATATGATGACACTTAGGATTATGAGCTAGTCACATGCTATTTAAATGAACGCCTATAATTGAATGAGTGTGAGAAAATTTTGGACATGAACGAAACAGTTGGGATATACATGAGTATGTATGATTTCCTAAATGTGAATGAATAGAGAACTTTTCAATATAAAGTGAAGAATTGGAATATAGAATGGAAAATATGAATGTGGATAGGGAGACACGTGgaattttcttttttttcatgaATGAATGGAAGATGAATATCGGTGATGACCAAATGTAACATTTTGTACTTGACATAGGATTTCATTAAAAGAGTGGGTG is a window of Lathyrus oleraceus cultivar Zhongwan6 chromosome 6, CAAS_Psat_ZW6_1.0, whole genome shotgun sequence DNA encoding:
- the LOC127094292 gene encoding uncharacterized protein LOC127094292 — protein: MALNHIDLNIIPMEEEEYVYQQNANIVPNLPDLNINIGESIDLNIIPNMHISQISLEEDTHDPIENNNIQNADDDDVENNNVQNEENDVENNIHVNIESEFDSEVITQRRMLSNSERRIIYEALLEKSVDGKLKKGVTKLVSSLFSVNIRTVQRIWKLAENRGVHADVTHKKVGNCGRKRVHIDLNLVRDIPLKQRTSIRSLSHALEVSTSTLVRSLKLREIRRHSNAIKPYLTEENKRARLQFCVDMLDSDSIHNNDPSFKGMYNIVHIDEKWFYMKEKSRNFYLVQDEEDPIRTCKSKNFIPKVMFLVAIARPRFNLQQNVTFSGLIGVYPFVIQEPARRSSVNRPAGTLETKAMTSITKDVMRTFLIQKVLPAIKEKWPKEEIGHPIFIQQDNARTHLHCEDEEFRLAATQDGFDIRLMCQPPNSPDLNVLDLGFFSSIQALQHRESPNSIDELVSAVDKSFQEFEVTKSNHIFLTLQSCMIEIMKARGSHNYKIPHMKKKMLEARNQLPTRLKCDNQLVQDVMGYLDIVADD